One Streptomyces sp. P9-A2 DNA window includes the following coding sequences:
- a CDS encoding M23 family metallopeptidase → MRMSRFPRMWARLIVLLVLTPTALLSPPPSALPAALPLLLTAGAGAGEPAGAGAGEPAPVPRAGAPAAEPGVPAVEPGVPAVGRVWPVGVRPRVLRGWEPPETPYGRGHRGVDLAAAPGTPVRAVAAGRVSFAGQVAGRGVVSVELSGTGTPPLRTTYEPVLPSVGKGAEVVPGEVIGAVAAPSPERSPHCAAPCLHWGLLRADVYLDPLALLPPWLLRDGPPRLLPVLGLPVPE, encoded by the coding sequence ATGCGAATGAGCCGATTTCCGAGGATGTGGGCGCGCCTGATCGTCCTGCTGGTCCTGACCCCGACGGCCCTGCTGTCGCCGCCGCCGTCGGCACTGCCGGCGGCACTGCCGCTGCTGCTCACGGCCGGGGCCGGGGCCGGGGAGCCGGCCGGGGCCGGGGCCGGGGAGCCGGCTCCGGTCCCCCGTGCCGGGGCCCCGGCCGCCGAGCCCGGAGTGCCGGCCGTCGAGCCCGGAGTGCCGGCCGTCGGACGGGTCTGGCCCGTGGGGGTACGGCCCCGGGTACTGCGGGGCTGGGAACCGCCGGAGACCCCGTACGGGCGCGGGCACCGGGGAGTGGACCTGGCGGCGGCGCCGGGGACGCCGGTGCGGGCGGTGGCTGCGGGCCGGGTCTCCTTCGCCGGGCAGGTGGCCGGGCGGGGCGTCGTCTCGGTGGAGCTGTCGGGCACGGGGACGCCGCCGCTGCGTACCACCTACGAGCCGGTCCTCCCGTCGGTGGGGAAAGGGGCCGAGGTGGTGCCGGGCGAGGTGATCGGCGCGGTGGCGGCGCCGTCCCCGGAGAGGAGCCCTCATTGCGCGGCACCCTGCCTTCACTGGGGCCTGCTCAGAGCGGACGTCTACCTCGACCCGCTCGCCCTGCTCCCGCCCTGGCTCCTGCGCGACGGTCCGCCGAGGCTCCTCCCGGTCCTCGGCCTGCCGGTACCCGAGTGA
- the pyrH gene encoding UMP kinase, protein MTKAEKSHDGTVHGRFLLKLSGEAFSGGGGLGVDPDVVHAVAREIAAVVRDGAEIAIVIGGGNFFRGAELQQRGMDRARSDYMGMLGTVMNCLALQDFLEKEGVDSRVQTAITMGQVAEPYIPLRAVRHLEKGRVVIFGAGMGMPYFSTDTTAAQRALEIDAEALLMGKNGVDGVYDSDPKTNPDAVKFDHLGYGEVITRDLKVADATAVTLCRDNKLPIVVFELLAEGNIARAVKGEKIGTLVGDPTDRK, encoded by the coding sequence ATGACCAAGGCTGAGAAGAGCCACGACGGCACAGTGCACGGACGCTTTCTGCTGAAGCTGTCCGGAGAGGCCTTTTCCGGTGGCGGAGGCCTGGGCGTCGATCCCGACGTGGTGCACGCCGTCGCACGCGAGATCGCGGCAGTCGTCCGTGACGGCGCCGAGATCGCCATCGTCATCGGCGGCGGCAACTTCTTCCGCGGTGCCGAACTCCAGCAGCGCGGCATGGACCGGGCCCGCTCGGACTACATGGGCATGCTCGGCACCGTGATGAACTGCCTCGCACTCCAGGACTTCCTGGAGAAGGAGGGAGTGGACTCCAGGGTCCAGACCGCCATCACCATGGGCCAGGTCGCCGAGCCCTACATCCCGCTGCGGGCCGTACGGCACCTGGAGAAGGGCCGCGTGGTCATCTTTGGCGCAGGCATGGGCATGCCGTACTTCTCCACCGACACCACCGCCGCCCAGCGTGCCCTGGAGATCGACGCCGAGGCCCTGCTGATGGGGAAGAACGGGGTGGACGGGGTCTACGACTCCGACCCGAAGACCAACCCCGACGCGGTGAAGTTCGACCACCTCGGGTACGGCGAGGTCATCACGCGTGATCTGAAGGTCGCCGACGCCACGGCCGTCACCCTGTGCCGCGACAACAAGCTCCCCATCGTCGTCTTCGAACTGCTGGCGGAGGGCAATATCGCGCGCGCCGTCAAGGGTGAGAAGATCGGCACGCTGGTGGGTGACCCGACGGACCGGAAGTGA
- the rlmN gene encoding 23S rRNA (adenine(2503)-C(2))-methyltransferase RlmN: MPKPGELVFAAPRGAKKPPRHLADLTPAERKEAVAAAGEKPFRAKQLSQHYFARYAHDPEQWTDIPAGSRTRLQEALLPELMTVVRHLSTDEGTTRKTLWKLFDGTLVESVLMRYPDRVTMCISSQAGCGMNCPFCATGQAGLDRNLSTAEIVHQIVDGMRALRDGEVPGGPARLSNIVFMGMGEPLANYNRVVGAIRRLTDPEPDGLGLSQRGITLSTVGLVPSIHRFTDEGFKCRLAISLHAPDDELRDTLVPVNTRWKVREVLDAGFAYAARSGRRLSIEYALIRDINDQAWRGDRLGRLLKGRPVHVNLIPLNPTPGSKWTASRPEDEKAFVEAIAAHGVPVTVRDTRGQEIDGACGQLAASEG, translated from the coding sequence ATGCCTAAGCCCGGAGAACTCGTATTCGCAGCGCCGCGCGGAGCCAAGAAGCCGCCGCGGCACCTTGCCGACCTCACGCCCGCCGAGCGCAAGGAGGCGGTCGCAGCGGCCGGTGAGAAGCCGTTCCGTGCCAAGCAGCTGTCGCAGCACTACTTCGCGCGGTACGCGCACGACCCGGAGCAGTGGACGGACATCCCGGCCGGCTCCCGTACCCGGCTCCAGGAGGCGCTGCTTCCCGAGCTGATGACCGTCGTACGGCATCTGTCGACCGACGAGGGCACCACCCGCAAGACGCTGTGGAAGCTGTTCGACGGGACGCTCGTGGAGTCCGTGCTGATGCGGTACCCGGACCGGGTGACCATGTGCATCAGCTCGCAGGCGGGTTGCGGGATGAACTGCCCGTTCTGCGCCACCGGGCAGGCCGGTCTGGACCGGAACCTGTCCACCGCGGAGATCGTGCACCAGATCGTGGACGGCATGCGGGCGCTGCGGGACGGCGAGGTGCCGGGAGGGCCGGCTCGGCTGTCCAACATCGTGTTCATGGGGATGGGCGAGCCGCTCGCCAACTACAACCGGGTCGTGGGCGCCATCCGCCGTCTCACCGATCCGGAGCCGGACGGACTCGGGCTGTCGCAGCGTGGGATCACCCTGTCCACCGTGGGACTGGTCCCGTCGATCCACCGGTTCACCGACGAGGGCTTCAAGTGCCGCCTCGCCATCTCCCTGCACGCGCCCGACGACGAGCTGCGCGACACCCTGGTTCCCGTGAACACGCGGTGGAAGGTGCGCGAGGTGCTCGACGCCGGCTTCGCGTACGCGGCCAGGTCGGGACGGCGCCTGTCCATCGAGTACGCGCTCATCCGGGACATCAACGACCAGGCGTGGCGCGGTGACCGCCTGGGACGGCTGCTGAAGGGCCGCCCCGTGCACGTCAACCTGATCCCGCTGAACCCGACGCCCGGCTCGAAGTGGACCGCCTCGCGGCCCGAGGACGAGAAGGCGTTCGTCGAGGCGATCGCCGCGCACGGTGTGCCGGTGACCGTCCGGGACACCCGTGGACAGGAGATCGACGGGGCCTGTGGCCAGCTCGCCGCGAGCGAGGGGTAG
- the dprA gene encoding DNA-processing protein DprA: protein MSGAAGFAAEPVEGPVDGELLARIFLTRVVEPGDETGGRWVRELGAREVAARLRAGGEPLPGASGRRWAGLLARAERADPGRDLAVARSAGVRFVYPGTAEWPRQLDDLGDGRPLGLWVRGPADLRMWALRSVAVVGARACTEYGAHMAATLAAELAERGWVVVSGGAYGVDGAAHRGALGSGGATVAVLACGVDRPYPRGHTGLITRIAEQGLVIGELPPGDHPTPSRFILRNRVIAALTRGTVVVEAAHRSGSLVTARAAGHLGRHTMGVPGPATSGRSAGVHELLRQGAVLVTDAAEIVELVGDMGELAPERRGPVLPRDLLPPTAHQVLDALPARGAALADGIACDARTTRDDAIARLYELRALGYVERHGDGWKLTRQAVIPADDGSEVP, encoded by the coding sequence ATGAGCGGCGCGGCCGGGTTCGCGGCCGAGCCCGTGGAAGGACCCGTGGACGGCGAACTCCTCGCCCGGATCTTCCTCACGCGCGTGGTCGAACCCGGCGACGAGACCGGTGGGCGGTGGGTGCGGGAACTGGGCGCGCGGGAGGTGGCGGCGCGGCTGCGGGCAGGGGGCGAACCGCTGCCGGGGGCGAGCGGCCGGCGCTGGGCCGGGCTGCTGGCGCGGGCCGAGCGGGCCGACCCCGGCCGGGACCTCGCCGTCGCGCGGAGCGCCGGGGTGCGGTTCGTGTACCCCGGGACGGCCGAGTGGCCCCGGCAGCTCGACGACCTGGGGGACGGCCGGCCCCTCGGGCTGTGGGTGCGCGGCCCCGCCGACCTGCGGATGTGGGCGCTGCGCTCGGTCGCCGTCGTCGGCGCCCGCGCCTGCACCGAGTACGGCGCCCACATGGCCGCCACCCTCGCCGCCGAGCTCGCCGAGCGCGGCTGGGTCGTGGTCTCCGGCGGCGCCTACGGGGTCGACGGCGCCGCTCACCGCGGAGCGCTCGGCTCGGGTGGTGCCACCGTCGCCGTACTCGCCTGCGGCGTCGACCGGCCCTACCCGCGCGGACACACCGGGCTGATCACCAGGATCGCGGAACAAGGGCTGGTCATCGGCGAGTTGCCGCCCGGCGATCACCCGACTCCGAGCAGGTTCATTCTCCGCAACCGGGTCATCGCCGCACTCACCCGGGGCACCGTGGTCGTCGAAGCCGCGCACCGCAGCGGCTCCCTGGTGACCGCCAGGGCGGCCGGGCACCTCGGACGTCACACGATGGGAGTACCGGGACCGGCCACCAGCGGACGCTCGGCCGGGGTGCACGAACTGCTGAGACAGGGCGCGGTACTGGTCACCGATGCCGCGGAGATCGTCGAACTGGTCGGGGACATGGGCGAACTGGCCCCGGAACGACGTGGGCCGGTGCTGCCCCGGGATCTGCTGCCACCCACCGCCCACCAGGTCCTCGACGCGCTGCCCGCGCGCGGCGCGGCCCTCGCCGACGGGATCGCGTGCGACGCACGGACCACCCGGGACGACGCGATCGCGAGACTGTACGAACTGCGAGCACTTGGTTACGTCGAACGACACGGCGACGGCTGGAAGTTGACACGCCAGGCGGTGATCCCGGCCGACGACGGTTCAGAGGTTCCCTGA
- the tsf gene encoding translation elongation factor Ts translates to MANYTAADVKKLRELTGAGMMDCKKALDEAEGNVEKAVEALRIKGQKGVAKREGRSAENGAVVSIIADDNSSGVLVELKCETDFVAKGEKFQAVADAIAKHVVATSPADLKALLASEIEAGKTVQAYVDEANANLGEKIVLDRFAQFTDGYVSAYMHRTMPDLPPQIGVLVEFDKQTDEIAAVAKGIAQHIAAFAPQYLSKEDVPAEVIETERRVAEETTRAEGKPEAALPKIVEGRLNGFFKDATLLGQPYALDNKKSVQKVLDEAGVTLKRFTRIKVGI, encoded by the coding sequence ATGGCGAACTACACCGCCGCCGACGTCAAGAAGCTCCGGGAGCTCACCGGCGCCGGCATGATGGACTGCAAGAAGGCGCTGGACGAGGCCGAGGGCAACGTCGAGAAGGCCGTCGAGGCGCTCCGTATCAAGGGCCAGAAGGGCGTCGCCAAGCGCGAGGGCCGCTCCGCCGAGAACGGCGCCGTGGTCTCGATCATCGCCGACGACAACTCCTCCGGCGTCCTCGTCGAGCTGAAGTGCGAGACGGACTTCGTCGCCAAGGGCGAGAAGTTCCAGGCCGTGGCCGACGCCATCGCCAAGCACGTCGTCGCGACCTCCCCGGCCGACCTCAAGGCCCTGCTCGCCTCCGAGATCGAGGCCGGCAAGACGGTCCAGGCGTACGTCGACGAGGCCAACGCCAACCTGGGCGAGAAGATCGTCCTGGACCGTTTCGCCCAGTTCACCGACGGCTACGTCTCGGCGTACATGCACCGCACGATGCCCGACCTGCCCCCGCAGATCGGTGTTCTCGTCGAGTTCGACAAGCAGACCGACGAGATCGCCGCGGTCGCCAAGGGCATCGCCCAGCACATCGCCGCCTTCGCGCCGCAGTACCTCTCCAAGGAGGACGTGCCGGCCGAGGTCATCGAGACCGAGCGCCGCGTCGCCGAGGAGACCACCCGCGCGGAGGGCAAGCCCGAGGCCGCCCTGCCGAAGATCGTCGAGGGTCGCCTCAACGGCTTCTTCAAGGACGCCACCCTGCTGGGCCAGCCCTACGCGCTGGACAACAAGAAGTCCGTCCAGAAGGTTCTGGACGAGGCCGGTGTCACCCTGAAGCGCTTCACGCGCATCAAGGTCGGCATCTGA
- the rpsB gene encoding 30S ribosomal protein S2 encodes MAVVTMRELLESGVHFGHQTRRWNPKMKRFIFTERNGIYIIDLLQSLSYIDRAYEFVKETVAHGGTVMFVGTKKQAQEAIAEQATRVGMPYVNQRWLGGMLTNFSTVYKRLQRLKELEQIDFEDVAASGLTKKELLVLSREKAKLEKTLGGIREMQKVPSAVWIVDTKKEHIAVGEARKLNIPVVAILDTNCDPDEVDYKIPGNDDAIRSVTLLTRVIADAVAEGLISRSGVATEGKGEKAAGEPLAAWERDLLEGEKKADETPAAAEAEKPAEAPAADAVEAPAADTVEAPAADAPAAAEAEKPAEEAPVAADAPAAEADQA; translated from the coding sequence ATGGCCGTCGTCACGATGCGGGAGCTGCTGGAGAGCGGCGTCCACTTCGGTCACCAGACCCGTCGTTGGAACCCGAAGATGAAGCGCTTCATCTTCACGGAGCGCAACGGCATCTACATCATCGACCTGCTCCAGTCGCTGTCGTACATCGACCGCGCCTACGAGTTCGTCAAGGAGACCGTCGCCCACGGCGGCACGGTCATGTTCGTCGGTACGAAGAAGCAGGCGCAGGAGGCCATCGCGGAGCAGGCCACCCGCGTCGGTATGCCGTACGTCAACCAGCGCTGGCTGGGCGGCATGCTCACCAACTTCTCGACCGTCTACAAGCGTCTGCAGCGCCTCAAGGAGCTCGAGCAGATCGACTTCGAGGACGTGGCCGCCTCCGGCCTCACCAAGAAGGAGCTGCTGGTCCTCTCCCGCGAGAAGGCCAAGCTGGAGAAGACCCTCGGCGGTATCCGCGAGATGCAGAAGGTGCCCAGCGCCGTCTGGATCGTGGACACCAAGAAGGAGCACATCGCGGTCGGCGAGGCCCGGAAGCTCAACATCCCGGTCGTCGCCATCCTCGACACCAACTGCGACCCCGACGAGGTCGACTACAAGATCCCGGGCAACGACGACGCGATCCGCTCCGTCACCCTGCTCACCCGCGTGATCGCCGACGCGGTCGCCGAGGGCCTCATCTCCCGCTCCGGTGTCGCCACCGAGGGCAAGGGCGAGAAGGCCGCCGGTGAGCCCCTCGCCGCGTGGGAGCGCGACCTGCTCGAGGGTGAGAAGAAGGCCGACGAGACCCCGGCCGCCGCCGAGGCCGAGAAGCCCGCCGAGGCCCCCGCCGCGGACGCCGTCGAGGCCCCCGCCGCGGACACCGTCGAGGCCCCCGCTGCCGACGCCCCGGCCGCCGCCGAGGCCGAGAAGCCGGCTGAGGAGGCCCCCGTGGCCGCCGACGCCCCGGCCGCCGAGGCCGACCAGGCCTGA
- a CDS encoding phosphatidate cytidylyltransferase, translating to MNESSWGAPPQAGDWGPPDQGAVQGAVPAGPPYDAHHAQQTRPMPIVPGTPEHGGDQETDRRAARPSGPLFRDEPTRARPHPGEMPQNPEPMPDAPQPAPPPQKKSAGRDLRAAIGVGAGLCALVAVSLFVVKAVFVGVVAVAIVVGLRELTKRLEERKGIKAPFVPLAVGGAAMIVAGYVWGSDGAWIAMALTALAVLVARMAQPPENYLRDVTAGVFAAFYVPFLATFVSMMLAADDGPWRVLTFIVITVVADTGAYAIGWRFGTHKLAPRISPGKTREGLLGAVAFAMVAGTLCMQFLIDDGTWWQGLLLGLAVSVSATLGDLGESMIKRDLGIKDMGTLLPGHGGIMDRLDSLLPTAPVVWLLLVVFVGSG from the coding sequence ATGAACGAATCTTCCTGGGGGGCGCCGCCGCAGGCCGGGGACTGGGGGCCGCCCGACCAGGGGGCCGTCCAGGGAGCTGTCCCGGCGGGTCCCCCGTACGACGCGCACCACGCGCAGCAGACTCGCCCCATGCCGATCGTGCCCGGCACGCCCGAACACGGCGGTGATCAGGAGACGGACCGGAGGGCTGCCCGGCCGAGCGGCCCTCTGTTCCGAGACGAGCCGACACGGGCGCGCCCCCACCCCGGGGAGATGCCGCAGAATCCGGAGCCCATGCCCGACGCCCCGCAGCCGGCGCCCCCGCCGCAGAAGAAGAGCGCGGGGCGTGATCTGCGTGCCGCGATAGGGGTGGGCGCCGGGCTCTGCGCGCTGGTCGCCGTGTCACTGTTCGTCGTCAAGGCCGTCTTCGTCGGCGTCGTCGCCGTCGCCATCGTCGTGGGCCTGCGGGAGCTGACGAAGCGGCTGGAGGAGCGCAAGGGCATCAAGGCGCCGTTCGTGCCGCTCGCCGTCGGTGGTGCGGCCATGATCGTCGCCGGATACGTCTGGGGCAGCGACGGCGCGTGGATCGCGATGGCGCTCACCGCGCTGGCGGTACTGGTCGCGCGGATGGCCCAACCGCCCGAGAACTACCTCAGGGACGTCACGGCGGGGGTCTTCGCCGCGTTCTACGTACCGTTCCTGGCGACCTTCGTGTCGATGATGCTGGCCGCGGACGACGGGCCCTGGCGGGTGCTGACGTTCATAGTGATCACGGTCGTCGCCGACACCGGCGCGTACGCCATCGGCTGGCGCTTCGGCACGCACAAGCTCGCCCCCCGCATCAGCCCCGGCAAGACCCGCGAGGGCCTGCTGGGCGCGGTCGCCTTCGCCATGGTGGCGGGCACGCTGTGCATGCAGTTCCTGATCGACGACGGCACCTGGTGGCAGGGACTGCTGCTCGGGCTCGCCGTCTCGGTCAGCGCCACCCTCGGCGACCTGGGCGAGTCCATGATCAAGCGGGACCTCGGTATCAAGGACATGGGCACACTGCTGCCGGGGCACGGCGGCATCATGGACCGTCTGGACTCCCTGCTGCCGACGGCTCCGGTGGTGTGGTTGCTGCTGGTGGTCTTCGTCGGGTCCGGGTGA
- a CDS encoding YifB family Mg chelatase-like AAA ATPase, translating into MGFARTCSVALVGVEGVVVEVQADLEPGVAAFTLVGLPDKSLTESRDRVRAAVVNSGAEWPQKKLTVGLSPASVPKAGSGFDLAVASAVLGAAERIDPRVLADLVMIGELGLDGRVRPVRGTLPAVVAAADAGYEQVVVPECAAAEASLVPGVSVLGVRSLRQLIAFLTDEPVPEEEPAHQGRPDPLLAGLRMPGTGAATGMHSTCAAQYDTGHDLADVVGQLPARTGVEVAAAGGHHLFLEGPPGAGKTMLAERLPSLLPPLDRQESLEVTAVHSVAGLLPPDKPLIDTAPYCAPHHSATMQALVGGGPGMARPGAVSLAHRGVLFLDETPEFGSHALDALRQPLEAGHVVIARSSGVVRFPARFLMVLAANPCPCGRFSPKDTLCECPPSSIRRYQARLSGPLLDRVDLRVEAERVTRAELTADGACGESTATVADRVRAARERAARRLAGTPWRTNSDIPGRELRNRWHAVPGAMDDAERSLERGVLSARGLDRVLRVAWTVADLVGRDRPDARDVALALHLRTGVPRGVPMAIGALT; encoded by the coding sequence ATGGGGTTCGCCCGTACGTGCTCGGTGGCGCTGGTCGGCGTCGAGGGCGTGGTCGTGGAGGTCCAGGCAGACCTGGAACCGGGAGTGGCGGCGTTCACACTGGTGGGGCTGCCGGACAAGAGCCTGACGGAGAGCCGCGACCGGGTCAGGGCGGCGGTCGTCAACTCCGGGGCGGAATGGCCGCAGAAGAAGCTCACCGTGGGGCTCAGCCCGGCGTCGGTGCCGAAGGCGGGCAGCGGCTTCGATCTGGCGGTCGCCAGCGCGGTCCTGGGCGCCGCCGAGCGGATCGACCCACGGGTGCTCGCCGACCTCGTGATGATCGGCGAGCTGGGCCTGGACGGCAGGGTGCGGCCGGTCCGGGGCACGCTGCCCGCGGTCGTCGCGGCGGCCGACGCCGGGTACGAACAGGTAGTGGTGCCCGAGTGCGCCGCCGCCGAGGCCTCGCTGGTGCCGGGCGTGTCCGTGCTGGGCGTCCGCAGCCTGCGCCAGCTGATCGCCTTCCTCACCGACGAGCCGGTGCCCGAGGAGGAACCCGCCCACCAGGGACGGCCCGACCCGCTCCTCGCCGGACTGCGGATGCCCGGCACCGGCGCGGCCACCGGCATGCACAGCACCTGCGCGGCACAGTACGACACCGGCCACGACCTCGCGGACGTCGTCGGCCAGCTCCCGGCGCGGACCGGGGTGGAGGTGGCGGCCGCCGGCGGACACCACCTTTTCCTCGAAGGGCCGCCGGGGGCAGGAAAAACCATGCTTGCGGAACGGCTGCCCTCGCTCCTGCCCCCGCTCGACCGGCAGGAGTCCCTGGAGGTCACCGCCGTGCACTCGGTGGCCGGCCTGCTGCCCCCGGACAAACCCCTGATCGACACCGCCCCCTACTGTGCCCCGCACCACTCGGCCACCATGCAGGCGCTCGTCGGCGGCGGCCCCGGTATGGCCCGCCCCGGAGCCGTGTCGCTCGCGCACCGGGGCGTGCTCTTTCTGGACGAGACCCCCGAGTTCGGCAGCCACGCCCTGGACGCCCTGCGCCAGCCGCTGGAGGCCGGGCACGTCGTCATCGCGCGAAGCTCGGGTGTGGTGCGCTTCCCGGCGAGGTTCCTCATGGTGCTCGCCGCCAACCCCTGTCCCTGCGGCCGCTTCTCGCCGAAGGACACCCTGTGCGAGTGCCCGCCCTCGTCGATCCGCCGTTACCAGGCCCGGCTGTCCGGCCCGCTGCTCGACCGGGTCGACCTGCGGGTCGAGGCCGAACGCGTCACCCGCGCCGAACTGACCGCCGACGGGGCCTGCGGAGAGTCCACCGCCACGGTCGCCGACCGGGTGCGCGCGGCCCGGGAACGCGCCGCGAGGCGGCTCGCGGGCACCCCGTGGCGCACCAACAGCGACATCCCCGGACGGGAGCTGCGCAACCGCTGGCACGCGGTACCCGGCGCGATGGACGACGCCGAGCGGAGTCTGGAACGAGGCGTGCTCAGCGCGCGTGGACTCGACCGGGTGCTGCGGGTCGCGTGGACCGTCGCCGACCTGGTCGGCCGCGACCGGCCCGACGCCAGGGACGTCGCTCTCGCCCTGCACCTGCGCACCGGCGTCCCGCGCGGGGTGCCCATGGCGATCGGGGCGCTGACATGA
- a CDS encoding TetR/AcrR family transcriptional regulator has translation MAEHRSMQRAALLDAARSLLSEGGTEALTFPALAERTGLARSSVYEYFRSRAAVVEELCEVDFPVWAAEVETAMAAADGAEAKIEAYVRKQLELVGDRRHRAVVAISASELDAGAREKIRAAHGGLIAMIVEALGELGHDQPRLAAMLLQGVVDAAVRRIELGAAEHPETITEAAVAMTLRGVRP, from the coding sequence GTGGCCGAGCACCGGTCGATGCAACGCGCCGCCCTGCTGGACGCGGCACGCTCCCTGCTGTCCGAGGGCGGTACGGAGGCGCTGACCTTCCCCGCCCTCGCCGAGCGCACGGGCCTGGCGCGCTCGTCCGTCTACGAGTACTTCCGGTCCCGGGCGGCTGTCGTCGAGGAACTGTGCGAGGTCGACTTCCCGGTCTGGGCGGCCGAGGTGGAGACGGCGATGGCCGCGGCCGACGGAGCTGAGGCCAAGATCGAGGCGTACGTCCGCAAGCAGTTGGAGCTGGTCGGGGACCGGCGTCACCGGGCCGTGGTGGCGATCTCCGCGAGCGAACTCGACGCGGGTGCCAGGGAGAAGATCCGCGCGGCACACGGCGGCCTTATCGCGATGATCGTCGAGGCCCTGGGCGAACTGGGTCACGACCAGCCCCGGCTCGCGGCGATGCTGCTCCAGGGTGTGGTCGACGCAGCGGTGCGCCGCATCGAACTCGGCGCCGCCGAACATCCGGAGACCATCACGGAGGCGGCGGTCGCCATGACCCTGCGCGGCGTCCGGCCCTGA
- the frr gene encoding ribosome recycling factor, producing MIEETLLEAEEKMEKAVVVAKEDLAAIRTGRAHPAMFNKIVADYYGALTPINQLASFSVPEPRMAVVTPFDKSALRNIEQAIRDSDLGVNPSNDGNIIRVVFPELTEERRRDFIKVARTKGEDAKVSIRAVRRKAKDGIDKMIKDGEVGEDEGRRAEKELDDTTAKYVAQVDELLKHKEAELLEV from the coding sequence GTGATCGAAGAGACCCTCCTCGAGGCCGAGGAGAAAATGGAGAAGGCCGTCGTGGTCGCCAAGGAGGACCTCGCCGCGATCCGCACCGGTCGTGCGCACCCGGCGATGTTCAACAAGATCGTGGCCGACTACTACGGCGCGCTGACGCCGATCAACCAGCTGGCCTCGTTCTCCGTGCCCGAGCCGCGCATGGCCGTGGTGACGCCGTTCGACAAGAGCGCACTGCGCAACATCGAGCAGGCCATCCGCGATTCCGACCTGGGCGTCAACCCGAGCAACGACGGCAACATCATCCGCGTGGTGTTCCCGGAGCTGACCGAGGAGCGCCGTCGCGACTTCATCAAGGTCGCCAGGACCAAGGGCGAGGACGCCAAGGTCTCCATCCGCGCCGTGCGCCGCAAGGCCAAGGACGGCATCGACAAGATGATCAAGGATGGCGAGGTCGGCGAGGACGAGGGACGCCGTGCGGAGAAGGAGCTCGACGACACCACCGCGAAGTATGTCGCCCAGGTGGACGAGCTCCTGAAGCACAAGGAAGCGGAACTCCTCGAGGTCTGA
- the whiG gene encoding RNA polymerase sigma factor WhiG codes for MPQHTSGSDRAAIHPAARDGGSVRPPAPSTLDELWRSYKATGDERLREQLILHYSPLVKYVAGRVSVGLPPNVDQADFVSSGVFGLIDAIEKFDVDREIKFETYAITRIRGAMIDELRALDWIPRSVRQKARKVERAYATLEARLRRTPTESEVAAEMGIAVDELHAVFSQLSLANVVALEELLHAGGDGGGRLSLMDTLEDTAADNPVEVAEDRELRRFLARAINTLPEREKTVVTLYYYEGLTLAEIGHVLGVTESRVSQIHTKSVLQLRAKLASFRG; via the coding sequence ATGCCCCAGCACACCTCCGGGTCCGACCGGGCGGCGATCCACCCAGCCGCCCGCGACGGTGGCAGCGTGCGGCCGCCCGCTCCCTCGACGCTCGACGAGCTGTGGCGGTCGTACAAGGCGACGGGCGACGAGCGGCTGCGGGAGCAGCTGATCCTGCACTACTCGCCGTTGGTGAAGTACGTCGCGGGCCGGGTCAGCGTGGGGCTGCCGCCCAATGTCGACCAGGCGGACTTCGTCTCCTCCGGGGTGTTCGGGCTGATCGACGCGATCGAGAAGTTCGACGTCGACCGGGAGATCAAGTTCGAGACCTACGCGATCACCCGCATCAGGGGCGCGATGATCGACGAACTGCGGGCCCTGGACTGGATTCCGCGCTCGGTGCGGCAGAAGGCGCGCAAGGTGGAGCGGGCGTACGCGACGCTGGAGGCACGGCTCAGGCGTACGCCGACGGAGAGCGAGGTCGCCGCGGAGATGGGCATTGCCGTGGACGAGCTGCACGCGGTTTTCAGCCAGTTGTCGCTCGCCAACGTCGTCGCGCTGGAGGAGCTGCTGCATGCCGGGGGCGACGGTGGCGGCCGGCTCAGTCTGATGGACACCCTGGAGGACACCGCCGCCGACAACCCGGTGGAAGTGGCCGAGGACCGGGAGCTGCGACGGTTCCTGGCGCGGGCGATCAACACACTCCCGGAACGGGAGAAGACCGTGGTCACGCTGTACTACTACGAGGGGCTCACCCTGGCCGAGATCGGCCATGTGCTGGGGGTCACCGAGAGCAGGGTCAGCCAGATCCACACCAAGTCCGTGCTCCAGCTCAGGGCGAAGCTGGCGAGCTTCCGGGGCTGA